Proteins from one Hyperolius riggenbachi isolate aHypRig1 chromosome 4, aHypRig1.pri, whole genome shotgun sequence genomic window:
- the INSM1 gene encoding insulinoma-associated protein 1 has product MLLVYKGGGGAGGEISAAAPRTEHSAARTANMPKGFLVKRSKKSPPVSYRVRDEEEDRAAWMMLYAMPTQRPVSPAAPAPPFSPRPPPAGQFGNPDSVQQALSSPTRPVSRDYLDRSFSLGSPVSAESFPLLAPSMELKMGSSGSLPASSSSISGAPPLKRPPEAQAKPAGQPKPPAAKKTKAIRKLTFEDEVTTSPVLGLRIKEGPVEPRPRAASSGHNKPLGEFICQLCKEEYSDPFSLAQHRCSRIVRVEYRCPECDKVFSCPANLASHRRWHKPRPPAVPQAKEEPLSDRDTPSPGASESGSEDGMYECPQCAKKFRRQAYLRKHLLCHAPEELLYLEERRAKSPAPVNLSSSNAGSECHLCPVCGESFPGKNSQERHIRLLHSSQLYPCKYCPATFYSSPGLTRHINKCHPSENRQVILLQVPVRPAC; this is encoded by the coding sequence ATGCTGCTGGTTTATAAAGGCGGCGGCGGGGCTGGCGGGGAGATCAGCGCTGCAGCACCTCGGACAGAGCACAGCGCCGCCCGCACCGCAAACATGCCCAAAGGCTTCCTAGTAAAGAGGAGCAAGAAGTCCCCTCCGGTGTCCTACCGCGTGCGGGATGAGGAGGAGGACCGAGCAGCGTGGATGATGCTGTACGCGATGCCCACCCAGAGGCCAGTGTCCCCCGCTGCCCCGGCTCCCCCCTTCAGCCCCCGGCCGCCCCCTGCCGGACAGTTCGGGAACCCGGATTCCGTGCAGCAGGCGCTGTCCAGCCCGACCCGGCCGGTGAGCAGAGACTATCTGGACCGCAGCTTCAGTCTGGGCTCCCCGGTGTCTGCCGAGTCCTTCCCGCTGCTGGCGCCCTCTATGGAGCTGAAGatgggctcctccggcagccttcccgcctcctcctcctccatcagcGGGGCGCCCCCCCTGAAGAGGCCGCCTGAGGCGCAAGCCAAGCCCGCAGGCCAGCCCAAGCCGCCCGCCGCCAAGAAGACCAAAGCCATCCGCAAGCTGACCTTCGAGGACGAGGTGACCACCTCCCCGGTGCTGGGGCTGCGTATCAAGGAGGGCCCGGTGGAGCCCCGGCCCCGGGCCGCCAGCTCCGGCCACAACAAGCCGCTGGGGGAGTTCATCTGCCAGCTGTGTAAGGAGGAGTACAGCGACCCCTTCTCCCTGGCTCAGCACCGCTGTTCCCGCATCGTGCGGGTGGAGTACCGCTGCCCGGAGTGTGACAAGGTCTTCAGCTGCCCGGCCAACCTGGCCTCTCACCGCCGCTGGCAcaagccccgcccccctgcaGTCCCCCAGGCCAAGGAAGAGCCCCTGAGCGACCGGGACACCCCCAGCCCCGGGGCCTCCGAGTCCGGCTCCGAGGACGGCATGTACGAGTGCCCGCAGTGCGCCAAGAAGTTCCGCCGCCAGGCTTACCTGCGGAAACACCTGCTGTGCCACGCCCCCGAGGAGCTGCTCTACCTGGAGGAGCGCAGAGCCAAGAGCCCCGCCCCCGTCAACCTGAGCAGCAGCAACGCCGGCTCCGAGTGCCACCTGTGCCCGGTGTGCGGGGAGAGCTTCCCCGGCAAGAACAGTCAGGAGCGCCACATCCGCCTCCTGCACTCCTCCCAGCTCTACCCCTGCAAGTACTGCCCGGCCACCTTCTACAGCTCGCCCGGCCTCACCCGGCACATCAACAAGTGCCACCCCTCCGAGAACAGGCAGGTCATCCTGCTGCAGGTGCCGGTGCGTCCTGCCTGCTGA